The Acetonema longum DSM 6540 region AAAAAAAAGAACGCCTGGCTTTGCCAACGTTCCTTCGGTCAAAATTTATGCCGGCAAGTTACCAGCCGCCCCGCGCTCCCATACGGGCTGATATCCGGTGTGAATAATCAATTAACAAAGGTACAAATTCCTGGATTTTTTCCCATGAATACACACTCGTCGGACCGGAAATGCTGATTCCCGCCACGATTGTACCGGCAGCATCATATAGGGGAGCGGCGGCGCAATTAATGCCATTGCTCCACTCCTCGCGGTCAATTGCATACCCCTGAAGCCGTACTGTTTCGAGCTCTTGCAGGAACTCAGCCTCCTCGACGATTGTTCTGAAGGTATACCGCTTGACTCCCCGCTTAAATGCTTCCCGGGCTATCTCCGGGTTTTTACAGGTTAGGACTTTGCCCAAAGCCGTGCAATAAATCGGCCTTCTCATGCCGATATGAAAGTAGCCATAAGAACAATACGGTGTTTCGGCCCGCGCAATATATACCACTTCATTGTCATCGAGAATAGCTAAATTGACATTGGCCTTTAGCGTATTGGAGAGTTCTTCAAGGAGAGGAAGTCCTATCCGCCTGATCTCCATGGAGTTTAAAACAATCCCTTCGTATTTGAGAAAGCCTTTGCCTAAAGAGTAAATCCCTTCCTGCTGCTCAATTAATCCAAATTCTTTTAAGGTATTCAACATGCGGTATGCTGTTGCCTGATTGATACCTGTTGCCGCCGCAATATCCTTTAAGCGCAGCCGAGGTTTCTCATAAGAAAAACAGTTGAGTATCGTCACAGCTTTCGCAATACTATTGTTCAATACCTCTTTCTGCGTTTCGTTCGGCATAGGTATCACCCCTCAAAAATTTCACATATTGAAATACTATTTAATATATACATAATATAGAATAAGTATTATTTGCGCAAGTATTTGTGCCGAGGTTGCAGCCACAGGGAGTCAATACTAAAAAAACCTAACTTCTGATATGCATGTATCATTAAAGATGTCGCCTTTGTATTTCTCATATATACCCTCCAATATCCTGATATACATCATAGCCAAACTTTTTTGCAAATGGTATCCTACTCCTTTATAACCACTCCAAAGATGTTAGCAAGAGCTATAGCTTGTTCGGGGGCGATGATACAATTGCGAAGATCATTGGCAGTTAAGGCTAGCTGACAAAATTGACAAGTGCTAAGATCAATTCCCGCCAGCTTAGTACCCGAGAATTGTGG contains the following coding sequences:
- a CDS encoding IclR family transcriptional regulator, with the translated sequence MPNETQKEVLNNSIAKAVTILNCFSYEKPRLRLKDIAAATGINQATAYRMLNTLKEFGLIEQQEGIYSLGKGFLKYEGIVLNSMEIRRIGLPLLEELSNTLKANVNLAILDDNEVVYIARAETPYCSYGYFHIGMRRPIYCTALGKVLTCKNPEIAREAFKRGVKRYTFRTIVEEAEFLQELETVRLQGYAIDREEWSNGINCAAAPLYDAAGTIVAGISISGPTSVYSWEKIQEFVPLLIDYSHRISARMGARGGW